Proteins from one Staphylococcus sp. IVB6214 genomic window:
- the rpsP gene encoding 30S ribosomal protein S16, producing the protein MAVKIRLTRLGSKRNPFYRIVVADARSPRDGRIIEQIGTYNPAAVNAPEVKIDEELALKWLKDGAKPTDTVHNILSREGILKTFDEQKRSK; encoded by the coding sequence ATGGCAGTAAAAATTCGTTTAACACGTTTAGGTTCAAAAAGAAACCCATTCTATCGTATCGTTGTAGCAGACGCACGTTCACCACGTGATGGTCGTATTATCGAGCAAATCGGTACTTACAACCCAGCAGCAGTGAACGCACCAGAAGTTAAAATCGACGAAGAATTAGCTTTAAAATGGTTAAAAGACGGTGCGAAACCAACTGATACAGTTCACAACATCTTATCTCGTGAAGGTATCTTAAAAACATTCGACGAACAAAAACGTTCAAAATAA
- the rimM gene encoding ribosome maturation factor RimM (Essential for efficient processing of 16S rRNA) — MKIEVGTIVNTHGIKGEVKVKSDSDFTDVRFQPGEILQAELNGKTTDLTVRGHRMHKGLHMLTFEGIHNINDIEHLKGAKLTQERDHEAIELEEHEFYYSDIIGCTVFNGEEAIGRVTEIFETGANDVWVVKGEKEHLIPYIADVVQSVDVDGKKIVITPMEGLLNE, encoded by the coding sequence GTGAAAATCGAAGTAGGAACAATTGTTAATACGCATGGGATTAAAGGCGAAGTAAAGGTAAAATCTGATTCTGACTTTACAGATGTTCGTTTTCAGCCGGGGGAGATCCTACAAGCAGAATTAAACGGAAAAACAACAGATCTAACTGTCAGAGGACATCGCATGCATAAAGGCTTGCACATGCTCACGTTTGAAGGGATTCATAATATTAACGATATTGAGCATCTTAAAGGTGCAAAGCTGACACAAGAACGTGACCATGAAGCCATTGAACTGGAAGAGCATGAATTTTATTATTCTGATATTATCGGATGTACGGTGTTTAATGGAGAGGAAGCGATTGGTCGCGTAACAGAAATATTTGAAACAGGCGCGAATGACGTATGGGTAGTCAAAGGTGAAAAAGAACATTTGATTCCGTATATTGCAGATGTTGTTCAAAGTGTTGATGTGGATGGGAAAAAGATTGTGATTACACCGATGGAAGGATTGTTAAATGAATGA